A genomic window from Massilia sp. METH4 includes:
- the astD gene encoding succinylglutamate-semialdehyde dehydrogenase, with translation MTEQVLSNYIAGRWQAGQGAELITIDPATGRETWRGKAASPDDVAAACSAARAAFEPWAERALEERIAIATRFRDLLKENNEALAELIAQEVGKPMWEARTEVTTMANKVDISIQSYNARTGEVHNKVADGEAVLRHRPHGVFAVFGPYNFPGHLPNGHIVPALIAGNTVVFKPSEYAPRTAIKTVQLWEQAGLPAGVINLVNGGRDTGVALGQNADIDGVLFTGSSQTGAALHRQFGGQPGKLLALEMGGNNPLVVWDVQDIDAAVFMAIQSAFISAGQRCTCARRLVVQKGEKGDAFIERLVEVAAKIQVGESHAEPQPFMGPVVSAAVAGKLVQAQHDMVAKGGKLLLEMKQLKPETGFVSAGIVDVTDAQGIPDEEWFGPLLQVYRTDDFDTALRIANNTEFGLAAGLLSNEESLWKKFQLRARAGIVNWNRPTTGAASTAPFGGVGKSGNHRPSAYYAADYCAYPVASIENGTLAMPEKLSPGLTF, from the coding sequence ATGACCGAACAAGTCCTGTCCAACTACATCGCCGGCCGCTGGCAAGCGGGCCAAGGTGCCGAGCTGATCACCATCGACCCGGCCACCGGCAGGGAAACGTGGCGCGGCAAGGCCGCTTCGCCCGACGACGTGGCCGCGGCATGCAGCGCCGCCCGCGCGGCCTTCGAACCCTGGGCCGAACGGGCGCTGGAAGAGCGCATCGCCATCGCTACGCGTTTCCGCGACCTGCTCAAGGAAAACAACGAGGCCCTGGCCGAGCTGATCGCCCAGGAGGTGGGCAAGCCGATGTGGGAAGCGCGCACCGAGGTGACGACGATGGCGAACAAGGTCGACATCTCGATCCAGTCGTACAACGCGCGCACCGGCGAAGTGCACAACAAGGTGGCCGACGGCGAAGCGGTGCTGCGCCACCGCCCGCACGGCGTATTCGCCGTGTTTGGCCCGTACAACTTCCCCGGCCACCTGCCGAACGGCCACATCGTGCCGGCACTGATCGCCGGGAACACCGTGGTGTTCAAGCCCAGCGAATACGCGCCGCGCACGGCGATCAAGACCGTGCAGCTGTGGGAGCAGGCGGGCCTGCCCGCGGGCGTGATCAACCTCGTCAACGGCGGCCGCGATACCGGCGTGGCGCTCGGCCAGAACGCCGACATCGACGGCGTGCTGTTCACCGGCAGCAGCCAGACGGGCGCCGCGCTGCACCGCCAGTTCGGCGGGCAGCCGGGCAAGTTGCTGGCGCTGGAAATGGGCGGCAACAACCCGCTCGTCGTATGGGACGTGCAGGATATCGACGCCGCCGTGTTCATGGCGATCCAGTCGGCGTTCATCTCGGCCGGCCAGCGCTGCACGTGCGCGCGCCGGCTCGTTGTGCAGAAAGGCGAGAAGGGCGACGCCTTCATCGAGCGCCTGGTCGAGGTGGCCGCGAAAATCCAGGTGGGTGAATCGCACGCCGAACCGCAGCCGTTCATGGGCCCCGTGGTATCCGCCGCCGTGGCCGGAAAACTGGTGCAGGCGCAGCACGACATGGTGGCCAAGGGCGGCAAGCTGCTGCTGGAAATGAAGCAATTGAAACCGGAGACGGGCTTCGTCTCGGCCGGCATCGTCGACGTGACCGATGCCCAGGGCATTCCCGACGAGGAATGGTTCGGCCCCTTGTTGCAGGTGTATCGCACCGACGATTTCGACACCGCGCTGCGCATTGCCAACAATACCGAATTCGGCCTGGCCGCCGGCCTGCTGTCGAACGAGGAAAGCCTGTGGAAGAAATTCCAGCTGCGCGCCCGCGCCGGCATCGTCAACTGGAACCGCCCCACCACGGGCGCGGCCAGCACGGCGCCGTTCGGCGGCGTCGGCAAATCCGGCAACCACCGGCCCAGCGCGTATTACGCGGCCGATTACTGCGCCTACCCGGTCGCCTCGATCGAGAACGGCACGCTGGCCATGCCCGAGAAGCTCTCCCCGGGCCTGACGTTTTAA
- the astA gene encoding arginine N-succinyltransferase — MLVVRAINGNDLQGLYDLASQVGTGMTTLKPDMKMLGDRLATACASFAETIPPEERDYVFVMEDTVNKRLAGVCAIKGAVGLTEPFYNYRIGTLVHSSRELNVFTRMETLYLSNDLTGSSELCSLFLHPDYRVGHNGKLLSKSRFLFIAQFPHLFTEKIIAEMRGYQAEDGSSPFYEGLGRHFFKMDFHHVDDLTALGKKSFIAELMPRQPLYIAYLPQDAQDVVGAVHKSTAPARRLLEQEGMHYEGYVDIFDAGPVLQARVSELRALRDSELAIVAPDDDMVHACAPANVEPTLVSNTTLRDFRMIVSEAVNVNGSIDLSTAEQQLLHCGTGATVRTLPLNVKKNQ, encoded by the coding sequence ATGCTTGTTGTACGCGCCATCAACGGGAACGACCTGCAAGGCCTGTACGACCTGGCGAGCCAGGTCGGCACCGGCATGACCACGCTGAAGCCGGACATGAAAATGCTGGGCGACCGCCTGGCCACCGCGTGCGCCTCATTCGCCGAAACCATTCCGCCGGAAGAGCGCGACTATGTGTTCGTGATGGAAGACACGGTGAACAAGCGCCTGGCCGGCGTGTGCGCCATCAAGGGCGCCGTGGGCCTGACGGAACCGTTCTACAACTACCGCATCGGCACGCTCGTGCATTCGAGCCGCGAGCTGAACGTGTTTACCAGGATGGAAACGCTGTACCTGTCCAACGACCTCACCGGCTCGTCGGAACTGTGTTCGCTGTTCCTGCACCCGGACTACCGCGTCGGCCACAACGGCAAGCTGCTGTCGAAAAGCCGCTTCCTGTTCATCGCCCAGTTCCCGCACCTGTTCACGGAAAAGATCATCGCCGAGATGCGCGGCTACCAGGCCGAGGATGGCAGCTCGCCGTTCTACGAAGGCCTGGGCCGGCACTTCTTCAAGATGGATTTCCACCACGTGGACGACCTGACGGCGCTGGGCAAGAAATCCTTCATCGCCGAGCTGATGCCGCGCCAGCCGCTGTACATCGCCTACCTGCCGCAGGATGCGCAGGACGTCGTCGGCGCCGTGCACAAGTCCACCGCGCCGGCGCGCCGCCTGCTGGAGCAGGAAGGCATGCACTACGAGGGCTACGTCGACATCTTCGATGCCGGCCCCGTCTTGCAGGCCCGCGTGTCCGAACTGCGCGCGCTGCGCGACAGCGAGCTGGCAATCGTGGCGCCGGACGACGACATGGTGCACGCCTGCGCGCCGGCCAACGTGGAACCCACGCTGGTGTCGAACACCACGCTGCGCGACTTCCGCATGATCGTCAGCGAGGCGGTCAACGTGAACGGCAGCATCGACCTGTCCACCGCCGAACAACAGCTGCTGCATTGCGGTACCGGCGCCACCGTGCGCACGCTGCCGCTGAACGTCAAGAAAAACCAGTGA
- a CDS encoding arginine N-succinyltransferase codes for MYVVRPVETTDIPALESLAAVNIPGVHTLPRSRDKIVMAVERSLASMAAQVDIPSEESYLFVLESVKERQIRGTAAIFASAGSNGTYFAFRNDVIQQVSRDLNICHSVHALTLCSELTAYSQLSSFYVAPEVQGGPEAALLSRSRLLYAAQHPQRFGDRFFVPLAGVTDEDGQSPFWNAVGRKFFKMDFLDAERTIGGARNRTLIVELMPHYPVYVPLLPGDAQAVMGQIHPSGELAFNLLTAEGFEADEYIDIFDGGPILQAHKHSLRTFTSSQKLRVRTGAARTREGPLFNYAVSNADSAAFRAVTLPCPDLEGCDAVALPPEVQDILRVAEGDSVTCVRI; via the coding sequence ATGTACGTCGTCCGTCCGGTGGAAACCACGGATATTCCCGCGCTCGAATCGCTGGCCGCGGTGAACATCCCGGGGGTGCACACGCTGCCCCGCAGCCGCGACAAGATCGTGATGGCCGTCGAGCGTTCGCTGGCATCGATGGCCGCCCAGGTCGACATTCCCAGCGAAGAGTCCTACCTGTTCGTGCTCGAATCGGTGAAGGAACGCCAGATCCGCGGCACGGCCGCCATCTTCGCCTCCGCCGGCTCCAACGGCACCTATTTCGCCTTCCGCAACGATGTGATCCAGCAGGTCTCCCGTGACCTGAACATCTGCCACAGCGTGCACGCGCTCACCCTGTGCTCGGAACTCACGGCGTATTCGCAACTGTCGTCGTTCTACGTGGCGCCGGAAGTGCAGGGCGGGCCGGAAGCGGCGCTGCTGTCGCGTTCCCGTCTCCTGTATGCGGCGCAGCACCCGCAGCGTTTCGGCGACCGCTTCTTCGTGCCGCTGGCCGGGGTGACCGACGAAGACGGCCAGTCGCCGTTCTGGAACGCTGTCGGCCGCAAGTTCTTCAAGATGGATTTCCTCGATGCCGAACGCACGATCGGCGGAGCGCGCAACCGCACGCTGATCGTCGAGCTGATGCCGCACTACCCGGTGTACGTGCCGTTGCTGCCGGGCGATGCCCAGGCGGTGATGGGCCAGATCCACCCGTCCGGCGAGCTGGCGTTCAACCTGCTCACGGCCGAAGGCTTCGAGGCCGACGAATACATCGACATCTTCGACGGCGGCCCGATCCTGCAGGCCCACAAGCATTCGCTGCGCACCTTCACCAGCTCGCAAAAGCTGCGCGTGCGCACCGGCGCGGCCCGCACCAGGGAAGGCCCGCTGTTCAACTATGCGGTGTCGAACGCCGACAGCGCGGCCTTCCGCGCCGTGACGCTTCCCTGCCCCGACCTGGAGGGCTGCGACGCCGTGGCGCTGCCGCCCGAAGTCCAGGACATCCTGCGCGTCGCCGAGGGCGACAGCGTGACCTGCGTACGCATCTGA
- the astC gene encoding acetylornithine/succinylornithine family transaminase — protein MNAKLDSTVTTRPVTRQTYDEVLVPTYAPAQMVPVRAAGLDLWDQEGKRYLDFTSGIAVAALGHCNPVVVEALTRQANTVWHLGNGYTNEPVLRLGLAITEATFADRAFFCNSGAEANEAALKLARKHAHAKFGAHKSRIVSCLNSFHGRTLFTVSVGGQPKYTEGFEPLPPSIDHIPYNDIEAARAAIGDDVCAVIVEPVQGEGGVMPGSPEYLQELRALCDKTGALLIFDEVQCGMGRTGSLFAYMGYGVTPDVLTSAKALGNGFPVAAMLTTEELAKNLSVGTHGTTYGGNPLAATVALTVLETINQPAFLARVKEASLYLIDKLEELIRDYPQVFTTVRGAGLLLGLVVTEEFKGRSKDIQRAVEAEGLMVLIAGPDVVRLAPALIVTDAQIDEAVALMRKGLDKLLAAK, from the coding sequence ATGAACGCCAAGCTGGATTCGACTGTTACCACTCGCCCTGTCACCAGGCAGACTTATGACGAAGTACTGGTGCCCACTTACGCGCCGGCGCAGATGGTACCGGTGCGAGCCGCGGGCCTGGACCTGTGGGACCAGGAAGGCAAGCGTTACCTGGACTTCACCTCGGGCATCGCCGTCGCCGCCCTGGGCCACTGCAACCCGGTCGTCGTCGAGGCGCTGACTCGCCAGGCCAATACCGTCTGGCACCTGGGCAACGGCTACACGAACGAGCCCGTGCTGCGCCTGGGCCTGGCGATCACGGAAGCCACCTTCGCCGACCGCGCCTTCTTCTGCAACTCCGGTGCTGAAGCCAACGAGGCCGCGCTGAAGCTGGCCCGCAAGCACGCGCACGCCAAGTTCGGCGCGCACAAGTCGCGCATCGTGTCTTGCCTGAATTCCTTCCACGGCCGCACGCTATTCACGGTTTCCGTCGGCGGCCAGCCGAAATACACGGAAGGCTTCGAGCCGCTGCCGCCATCGATCGACCACATCCCATACAACGACATCGAGGCGGCACGCGCCGCCATCGGCGACGACGTATGCGCCGTGATCGTCGAACCGGTGCAGGGCGAGGGCGGCGTGATGCCTGGCAGCCCGGAATACCTGCAGGAGCTGCGCGCACTGTGCGACAAGACCGGCGCCCTGCTGATCTTCGACGAAGTGCAGTGCGGCATGGGCCGTACCGGCTCGCTGTTCGCCTACATGGGCTATGGCGTGACGCCGGACGTGCTGACCTCCGCGAAAGCGCTGGGCAACGGCTTCCCGGTCGCCGCCATGCTGACCACCGAAGAGCTGGCGAAGAACCTGTCCGTCGGCACGCACGGCACCACGTATGGCGGTAATCCGCTGGCCGCCACGGTGGCGCTGACGGTGCTGGAAACGATCAACCAGCCGGCCTTCCTGGCGCGCGTGAAGGAAGCAAGCCTGTACCTGATCGACAAGCTGGAAGAACTGATCCGCGATTACCCGCAGGTGTTCACCACCGTGCGCGGCGCCGGCCTGCTGCTGGGCCTCGTCGTGACCGAGGAATTCAAGGGCCGTTCGAAGGACATCCAGCGCGCCGTGGAAGCCGAAGGCCTGATGGTGCTGATCGCCGGCCCGGACGTGGTGCGCCTGGCGCCCGCGCTGATCGTCACCGACGCGCAGATCGACGAAGCCGTGGCGCTGATGCGCAAGGGCCTCGACAAGCTGCTGGCCGCCAAGTAA